From a region of the Catalinimonas alkaloidigena genome:
- a CDS encoding VOC family protein translates to MKTHLSPYLNFNGKCREAMTFYQACLGGELTLQKIAESPMGAQLSAEAGNHILHSHLRHGALELMGSDMMGAGVVRGNQVTLCLNCSGDQEIRTFFSRLSDGGQVITPLHQSFWGATYGELTDKFGMTWMLSYAKD, encoded by the coding sequence ATGAAGACACACCTGAGTCCCTACCTGAATTTCAACGGCAAATGCCGCGAGGCCATGACGTTTTACCAGGCGTGCCTGGGCGGGGAACTGACCTTGCAAAAGATCGCCGAGTCGCCGATGGGGGCGCAACTATCGGCCGAAGCCGGGAACCACATTCTGCACAGCCACCTGCGGCACGGCGCCCTCGAACTGATGGGCTCCGACATGATGGGCGCGGGGGTAGTGCGGGGCAATCAGGTTACCCTGTGCCTGAACTGCAGCGGCGATCAGGAGATCCGTACCTTCTTCTCCCGCCTTTCCGACGGCGGTCAGGTCATCACGCCTCTGCATCAGTCGTTCTGGGGCGCGACTTATGGCGAACTGACCGACAAATTCGGGATGACCTGGATGCTGAGCTACGCCAAAGACTGA
- a CDS encoding alpha/beta fold hydrolase produces MQQTAVDQTGLLEVKGAMLPYAVRGRGSVVLFLHGALTDHTMWDRQRTLLADRYRTLAYTQRYFGGGSWRADWPPFGVTTHADDLVAFVQAFGAGPVHLVAWSYAGHVAFQAALHHPALFKSLFVYEPGVLSYVEDPSERDAFAHDAHTMFGPIFEAVQGRGDLEAGVRLLLDGSGQRPGYFATQPADVRALQLRHARTLPLQLGQAEPPHITCADLASLPMPVCVAYGMRTRPVFSVVSRAAVRCLPQGQHRVIPDATHMWPDEAPAAFSMAVASFLATLEPLSADKEAG; encoded by the coding sequence ATGCAACAAACAGCGGTAGACCAGACCGGCTTGCTGGAAGTAAAGGGGGCCATGCTACCCTACGCCGTTCGGGGAAGGGGCTCGGTGGTGCTGTTCCTGCACGGCGCGCTGACCGACCATACCATGTGGGATCGACAGCGAACGCTGTTGGCCGATCGGTACCGCACGCTGGCTTACACGCAACGGTATTTTGGGGGCGGTTCGTGGCGCGCTGACTGGCCGCCCTTTGGCGTCACGACGCATGCCGACGACCTGGTGGCGTTTGTGCAGGCGTTTGGGGCTGGGCCGGTCCATCTGGTGGCCTGGTCGTATGCAGGGCACGTAGCGTTTCAGGCAGCGCTTCATCACCCTGCGTTGTTCAAAAGCCTTTTTGTGTACGAACCCGGCGTGCTGAGCTACGTGGAAGATCCTAGCGAAAGGGACGCCTTTGCGCACGATGCACACACCATGTTCGGTCCTATTTTCGAAGCCGTCCAGGGCAGGGGCGATCTGGAAGCCGGCGTGCGCCTGTTGCTCGACGGTTCCGGACAACGTCCTGGCTATTTCGCAACGCAACCGGCTGACGTTAGGGCGCTTCAGTTGCGCCACGCCCGGACGCTGCCTCTGCAACTGGGGCAGGCCGAGCCACCCCACATCACCTGTGCCGACCTGGCTAGCCTGCCGATGCCCGTTTGCGTGGCATATGGTATGCGGACGCGTCCCGTTTTCAGTGTGGTGTCCCGGGCGGCGGTGCGTTGCCTGCCGCAGGGGCAGCACAGAGTAATTCCCGACGCGACTCACATGTGGCCCGACGAAGCGCCCGCCGCCTTTAGCATGGCAGTGGCGTCCTTTCTGGCAACGCTGGAGCCGCTTTCAGCCGACAAAGAGGCCGGTTGA
- a CDS encoding dihydrofolate reductase family protein — MRKLKLQVQTTIDGFIAGPQGEMDWMVFDWSDDLKDYVTRLTDPIETILLGRTLAEGFIPHWAGVAADPQNPEHAAGKKFTETPKVVFTRTLKASPWERTALAQGDLTEEVNRLKQPPGGDLITYGGSRFASALIKARLIDDLHLFVNPVVLGRGLPIFQEVATQQAYHLANARTFDCGIIVLHYQPKSIAL, encoded by the coding sequence ATGCGCAAGCTGAAACTGCAAGTACAAACGACCATCGACGGATTTATCGCCGGGCCACAGGGCGAAATGGACTGGATGGTGTTCGACTGGTCGGACGACCTGAAGGACTACGTGACGCGCCTCACCGACCCGATCGAGACGATCTTGCTGGGGCGTACCCTTGCCGAAGGGTTCATTCCGCACTGGGCGGGGGTGGCCGCCGATCCGCAGAACCCCGAGCATGCGGCGGGCAAAAAGTTTACGGAGACGCCCAAAGTGGTGTTTACACGAACGCTGAAGGCGTCGCCGTGGGAGCGTACCGCTCTGGCGCAGGGCGACCTGACCGAAGAGGTGAACCGACTGAAGCAACCGCCCGGCGGCGACCTCATCACCTACGGAGGGAGCCGGTTTGCCTCGGCGCTGATCAAAGCCCGGCTGATCGACGACCTCCATCTGTTTGTCAATCCCGTGGTGCTCGGCCGGGGCCTGCCCATCTTTCAGGAGGTCGCCACTCAACAAGCCTACCACCTGGCCAATGCCCGGACGTTCGACTGCGGCATCATCGTTTTGCACTACCAACCCAAATCCATCGCCTTATGA
- a CDS encoding DinB family protein: MNTTELRKQLVAQLKGGQAFVPLREVLKNVPFDRVNQRPDGMPHSLWDLLEHLRITQHDILDFSTNPNYKTIPWPEAYWPKQACPDEATWQRTKEQLFADLDAMIKLVEDPESDLFTPFAHGDGQNLLREALLVGEHNAYHTGQFVLVRRALGLWKND, encoded by the coding sequence ATGAATACAACCGAACTCCGCAAGCAACTGGTCGCGCAACTCAAGGGCGGGCAGGCCTTCGTTCCCCTCCGCGAGGTGCTCAAAAATGTTCCGTTCGACCGGGTGAACCAACGTCCCGACGGCATGCCGCACTCTCTGTGGGACTTGCTGGAACACCTGCGCATCACCCAACACGACATCCTCGACTTCAGCACGAACCCGAACTACAAAACCATTCCCTGGCCCGAAGCGTACTGGCCGAAACAAGCATGCCCCGACGAAGCGACCTGGCAACGCACGAAGGAGCAGCTTTTTGCAGACCTCGACGCGATGATCAAGCTGGTAGAAGATCCTGAAAGTGATTTGTTTACGCCTTTTGCGCACGGCGACGGGCAAAATCTCCTGCGCGAAGCGCTACTGGTCGGTGAACACAATGCCTACCACACAGGTCAGTTTGTGCTGGTACGCCGCGCCCTGGGCCTCTGGAAAAACGACTGA
- a CDS encoding YCF48-related protein, protein MKHVWMWAWLGFSSLSPAMAQWVRQRTEPVYSLEDVYFTDVDTGYAVGVIGTALKTTDGGTTWTVLEPGISASLRKVQFVGADTGFAVGNAGTFIKTTNGGASWTSLPLANEGSAVDGVYFKTGQEGFVIQGDKILRTTDGGEQWETVYTYDGAILYYGFRQLKFVSPHTAYAIGGFSSSYGNTGEVCKSEDGGLTWRRVSGAQPMGDLIASAFPDALTGYLTDLSRTLYKTTDGAETWEVVPTAGLPLFYNLHFVSPDTGYGVGTEAFIQYTTDGGKTWNRQDAGGEGDFFTSIYFPSPTVGYAVGTLNNSDQGTILKYTTDVTSSPDWQPLEVQLFPNPSRGTVRLQFEEPLRATVTLHDGTGRLVRHVTLRRAATLTWDLNDLSAGIYVLTVHAADHRPYSHKVVLE, encoded by the coding sequence ATGAAACATGTATGGATGTGGGCATGGCTCGGCTTCAGCAGCCTGTCGCCCGCGATGGCCCAGTGGGTGCGTCAGCGCACCGAGCCCGTCTACTCGTTAGAGGACGTTTACTTCACCGACGTCGATACGGGCTACGCGGTGGGGGTGATCGGCACGGCCCTGAAAACGACCGATGGCGGCACGACCTGGACGGTACTGGAACCCGGCATATCGGCTTCGCTGCGGAAAGTACAGTTCGTGGGTGCCGATACGGGTTTTGCCGTGGGCAACGCCGGGACGTTCATCAAAACGACCAACGGAGGCGCTTCGTGGACGTCGCTACCCCTGGCCAACGAAGGGAGCGCGGTCGATGGCGTCTATTTCAAAACCGGGCAGGAAGGTTTTGTGATTCAGGGCGATAAGATCCTGCGTACAACCGACGGAGGCGAGCAGTGGGAAACGGTCTATACGTACGACGGCGCTATTCTGTATTACGGCTTCCGGCAACTGAAATTCGTGTCGCCGCATACCGCTTACGCCATCGGTGGTTTTTCGTCGTCGTACGGCAACACCGGCGAAGTGTGCAAAAGCGAAGACGGCGGCCTGACGTGGCGGCGGGTAAGCGGTGCGCAACCGATGGGGGACCTGATCGCGTCGGCGTTTCCTGATGCCCTGACGGGTTACTTGACCGACCTGAGCCGTACCCTGTATAAAACCACCGACGGCGCAGAAACCTGGGAAGTGGTTCCGACGGCCGGACTTCCCCTGTTCTACAATTTACATTTCGTTAGTCCTGATACGGGCTATGGCGTTGGCACCGAGGCGTTTATCCAGTACACGACCGACGGCGGAAAAACCTGGAACCGGCAGGATGCCGGTGGCGAAGGCGATTTCTTTACTTCGATCTATTTTCCGTCGCCTACGGTGGGGTACGCGGTCGGCACGCTCAACAATTCCGACCAGGGCACGATCCTGAAATACACGACCGACGTCACTTCTTCTCCCGACTGGCAGCCCCTGGAGGTGCAACTCTTTCCCAACCCTTCGCGCGGTACGGTCCGGTTGCAGTTCGAAGAGCCGCTGCGTGCCACTGTGACGCTGCACGACGGCACCGGTCGCTTGGTGCGCCACGTGACGCTCCGGCGTGCCGCTACGCTGACGTGGGACTTGAACGATCTGTCGGCAGGCATTTATGTACTGACGGTGCATGCCGCCGACCATCGTCCGTACAGCCACAAAGTCGTGTTGGAGTAG
- a CDS encoding DoxX family protein, producing the protein MKKITILYWAFTGLFAFMMFGSAVPDALSVEMAQEGFKSMNMPTYLLPFLGIAKMLGVIAILVPGFPRIKEWAYAGLVFDLLGATYSIIASGQPVASWAFMALPLSLAAASYYFYHKRLAAVRSAEALAQPSRVPSNTLIAS; encoded by the coding sequence ATGAAAAAGATCACAATTCTCTACTGGGCGTTTACCGGCCTCTTCGCCTTTATGATGTTCGGCTCGGCGGTACCCGATGCCCTTTCGGTGGAAATGGCGCAGGAAGGTTTCAAGAGCATGAACATGCCCACGTACCTGCTGCCGTTCCTCGGCATTGCCAAAATGCTCGGCGTGATTGCCATCCTGGTGCCCGGCTTTCCCCGCATCAAAGAGTGGGCCTACGCCGGACTGGTCTTCGATCTGTTGGGCGCAACCTACTCGATCATCGCGTCGGGGCAGCCCGTCGCTTCCTGGGCATTTATGGCGTTGCCGCTCTCGTTGGCGGCGGCTTCGTACTACTTCTATCACAAGCGCCTGGCGGCGGTGCGGTCGGCCGAGGCGCTGGCGCAACCGTCTCGGGTCCCGTCGAATACCTTGATTGCCTCATGA
- a CDS encoding VOC family protein translates to MATILQNHYVLAVHQLAANARFFEALGFAITSEPPGWVFLQRDNCMVMLGECGDAIPPHELGDHSYFGYLRVDDVDQYYAEVRANAVTIHHPLADKPWSMREFGVISPEGHRLMIGQWIGDR, encoded by the coding sequence ATGGCTACCATCCTGCAAAATCATTACGTACTGGCCGTGCATCAGCTGGCCGCCAACGCTCGCTTTTTCGAGGCGCTGGGCTTCGCCATAACGTCTGAGCCGCCGGGCTGGGTGTTTTTGCAACGGGACAACTGCATGGTGATGCTGGGCGAATGTGGGGACGCCATCCCACCGCACGAGCTGGGCGATCACAGCTACTTTGGGTACCTGCGGGTCGACGACGTCGATCAGTACTACGCGGAAGTGCGGGCAAATGCAGTGACCATTCACCATCCCCTGGCCGACAAACCGTGGAGCATGCGTGAGTTTGGCGTTATCTCACCGGAAGGCCATCGGCTCATGATCGGACAATGGATCGGCGATCGCTGA
- a CDS encoding GlxA family transcriptional regulator yields MKNIAILVPETGVLAAIVDPRYMFTAVNDFLKSAGKPPLFHVQLVGLTKEVKLNDGLFSVHTDAQLTNANPPDLILVPAISGHLQSAIQRNQAFFPWIVQQYQAGAEVASLCLGAFLLASTGLLDGKSCSTHWLYANEFRTMFPEVTLVDDRIVTEQNGVYSSGGASSYWNLLLHLVEKYTDRATAILASKFFVLDLNRDTQSPFSVFKGQRNHNDAEIAHVQEFIEGNFQDKITVDQLAEAFGIGRRTLERRFKKATQNTVVEYIQRVKIEASKKQLELSRKTISEVMYDVGYNDNKAFRDVFRKIAGVSPMEYRDRYNKDKVA; encoded by the coding sequence ATGAAAAACATCGCCATTCTTGTCCCCGAAACCGGTGTTCTGGCCGCCATTGTCGACCCACGCTACATGTTCACGGCCGTAAACGATTTTCTGAAAAGCGCCGGAAAGCCGCCCCTCTTCCACGTCCAACTGGTCGGCCTGACGAAGGAAGTGAAGCTGAACGACGGCCTGTTTTCGGTCCACACCGATGCTCAACTGACCAACGCCAACCCGCCGGACCTGATTCTGGTCCCGGCCATCAGTGGTCACCTGCAAAGTGCCATCCAACGCAACCAGGCCTTTTTTCCCTGGATCGTGCAACAGTACCAGGCCGGAGCCGAAGTCGCCAGCCTCTGTTTGGGTGCCTTTCTCCTCGCTTCGACGGGCTTGCTCGACGGAAAATCGTGCTCGACTCACTGGCTATACGCCAACGAATTTCGGACGATGTTTCCGGAGGTTACGCTGGTCGACGACCGCATCGTCACCGAACAAAACGGCGTCTATTCGAGTGGTGGGGCTTCTTCGTACTGGAATCTGCTGCTGCACCTGGTCGAGAAATACACCGACCGCGCGACGGCCATTCTGGCGTCCAAGTTCTTCGTGCTGGACCTGAACCGCGACACGCAATCGCCGTTCAGCGTGTTCAAGGGGCAGCGCAATCACAACGACGCGGAGATCGCACACGTGCAGGAGTTTATCGAAGGGAATTTTCAGGACAAGATCACGGTCGACCAACTGGCCGAGGCGTTCGGGATCGGCCGCCGGACGCTGGAGCGGCGTTTCAAAAAAGCGACGCAGAACACGGTGGTCGAGTACATCCAGCGCGTCAAGATCGAGGCCTCCAAAAAGCAATTGGAACTGAGTCGCAAAACGATCAGTGAAGTGATGTACGACGTCGGCTACAACGACAACAAAGCCTTCCGCGACGTATTCCGAAAAATCGCGGGCGTCTCCCCGATGGAGTACCGCGACCGTTACAACAAGGATAAGGTAGCGTAG
- a CDS encoding pyridoxal phosphate-dependent decarboxylase family protein produces the protein MHSFDLTPDERQALWQWLLPRLEDYYAHTRTRPTTPPLDVEQIRNYLHHSFEEVLPATDALRHVLDGLETHHVHTPHPRYFGLYNPRANFAAILADTIVAVFNPQLAAWSHAPFANEAERSVIHYFAGKFGYAAEQADGVFTSGGAEANQTGVLLALHHQFPAYAQEGLQALEARPTLYCSQESHHSLMKAARTCGLGSRAVRLVPLDADYRLDTTQLERMILEDRAQGFFPFMVVATVGTTGAGIIDPLHEIAALAQRHGLWLHADAAYGGALCLSPAHQSLLDGIEKADSITFDAHKWLSVSMAAGMILTRHPHLLSQTFGIATDYMPKEASHLTVVDPFTHSLQWSRRFIGLKVYLSLLMFGESGYAATLAHQIRMGAVLRQGLRDRGWHVYNPTELPVICFGRKDFAHDLEAARRLVGQVVAAGKSWLSVYTLNGQPTLRACITNYATTEEDVRGLLEELEAYVAEKA, from the coding sequence ATGCATTCCTTTGACCTTACCCCCGACGAACGACAGGCCCTCTGGCAGTGGCTGCTGCCGCGCCTGGAGGATTATTACGCCCATACGCGCACCCGCCCGACTACGCCTCCGCTGGATGTGGAGCAGATTCGTAACTACCTGCACCATTCGTTTGAAGAGGTACTTCCCGCCACCGATGCACTGCGCCATGTGCTGGACGGGCTGGAAACCCACCACGTGCATACGCCGCATCCCCGGTACTTCGGTTTGTATAATCCGCGCGCCAACTTCGCGGCCATTCTCGCCGATACCATTGTGGCGGTGTTCAACCCCCAACTGGCCGCCTGGAGTCACGCGCCCTTTGCCAACGAAGCGGAGCGCAGCGTGATCCACTACTTTGCCGGGAAGTTTGGGTATGCCGCAGAACAGGCCGACGGGGTCTTTACCAGCGGGGGCGCGGAGGCCAACCAGACGGGCGTTTTGCTGGCGCTTCACCACCAGTTTCCTGCCTACGCGCAGGAAGGACTGCAAGCCCTTGAGGCACGCCCGACGCTCTACTGCTCCCAAGAGAGTCACCATTCCCTCATGAAGGCGGCACGGACCTGCGGATTGGGCAGCCGGGCGGTGCGGCTGGTTCCGCTCGACGCGGACTACCGGCTGGATACAACCCAACTGGAACGGATGATTTTGGAAGATCGGGCTCAGGGCTTTTTCCCTTTCATGGTGGTGGCGACGGTCGGAACGACGGGAGCCGGCATTATCGATCCGCTTCACGAAATCGCGGCGCTGGCACAACGGCACGGCCTGTGGCTCCACGCCGACGCCGCCTACGGGGGGGCGCTCTGCCTTTCTCCTGCACACCAGTCGCTGTTGGATGGGATCGAGAAGGCCGACAGCATTACGTTCGACGCACACAAGTGGCTTTCGGTTTCGATGGCGGCCGGGATGATCCTGACGCGCCATCCACATTTGCTCAGCCAGACCTTCGGCATCGCAACGGACTACATGCCCAAAGAGGCATCGCACTTGACGGTAGTCGACCCGTTTACCCACTCGCTGCAATGGTCGCGGCGTTTCATTGGCCTCAAGGTGTATCTTTCGCTTCTGATGTTTGGGGAGTCGGGGTACGCAGCGACCCTCGCGCACCAGATCCGGATGGGGGCAGTGCTTCGGCAAGGGTTACGTGACCGGGGGTGGCACGTCTACAACCCGACCGAGTTACCGGTCATCTGCTTCGGCCGTAAAGACTTTGCGCACGATCTGGAAGCGGCCCGACGCCTGGTCGGTCAGGTCGTGGCGGCCGGAAAGTCGTGGCTTTCGGTCTATACGCTGAACGGCCAACCGACCCTGCGTGCCTGCATTACTAACTACGCCACCACGGAAGAGGACGTACGGGGCTTATTGGAAGAACTGGAAGCGTACGTAGCGGAGAAAGCGTGA
- a CDS encoding PadR family transcriptional regulator: MKGTYLGEFQELVLLAIGILYDDAYGVAIKDELESQTGRAVTLSTVHAALMRLEEKGYVRSRFGGATEERGGRPKRLFQVTIAGKHALEESQALRNRMWQQIPKIAWDHL, encoded by the coding sequence ATGAAAGGAACCTACCTCGGCGAGTTTCAGGAGTTGGTCCTGCTGGCCATCGGCATCCTCTACGACGACGCGTACGGCGTGGCGATCAAAGACGAACTCGAAAGCCAGACCGGCCGTGCCGTGACCCTCAGCACCGTCCATGCGGCGCTGATGCGCCTGGAAGAAAAAGGCTACGTACGCTCCCGCTTCGGCGGAGCCACCGAAGAACGCGGCGGTCGACCGAAACGCCTGTTCCAGGTGACCATCGCGGGCAAGCACGCCCTGGAAGAAAGCCAGGCCCTCCGCAACCGGATGTGGCAACAGATTCCAAAAATTGCCTGGGACCATCTGTGA
- a CDS encoding ABC transporter permease, with protein sequence MSKQKRPSPPRLADRLLRSFCHPDLLVEIQGDLHELFGRWVATEGARRARWRYWLNALTFLRPFARRGRRRRNQEFSLPLTDMLRNYLLIAFRTLRKHQLYSFLNLLGLTVGLASSFFILLWVQDERSVDRFLPEGDRVYRVWRNVHIGGETFTWAATSRPLADVLKNDYPAIEEAVFSMGAGFVVSHGDQSFREVGNYASEAFFQVFQLPFLQGSPQAALAGESSVVITDRLARKLFGDDWQQRGNVVGQSLNLDHRKDFMITGVIEDLPATSSYQSDLVLPIQDFFVGKEQYEQWGNNSFPIYVKLREGASPEEVSDQIAQVVNQHEEGANEELFLQPYEDLYLHSDYENGQLVGGRIEYVRIFAVVAIFLLLIAAINFMNLATARSAQRAREIGVRKAIGAHRSSLIGQFLGESVLLAFVALGFALVLVSVLLPLFNDLTGKQIHADALTGWFLPAALAITLIVGLLAGSYPAFYLSSFRPLRVLRGTFRQQAGAVALRKGLVVFQFGISVLLIVATATVYLQLHHILSKDLGLERNNLVFLPREGALYEKYETFRQELLKQPGIAGVTTTSSSPLSIHSSTGSATWEGKDPEAEYEVSVIRTDYDFVETMRMRLVAGRAFSREFTSEEPGFLVNETMAALMGDGEVVGKPLSFWGMSGTVIGVVHDFDMNSVYSSIEPVIIALMPDYTSQVFVRTQPGRTTEGLASLERLFTQFNPGYPLHYTFVNDDFEATYRSEVVMGSLANVFAIIAIFISCLGLFGLVAFTAEQRTKEIGIRKVMGASVLSIVTLFSTEFLKLVLVAFVLAIPVAWYAMHRWLDDFTYRIDLSWWIFGLAGGAALLIALLTVSVESIKSALANPVKSLRSE encoded by the coding sequence ATGTCGAAACAAAAACGTCCTTCTCCGCCACGGCTGGCAGATCGGCTGCTGCGTAGCTTCTGTCATCCGGATCTGCTCGTCGAGATCCAGGGCGATCTGCACGAGCTGTTCGGGCGGTGGGTAGCAACCGAGGGCGCACGGCGCGCGCGGTGGCGCTACTGGCTCAATGCCCTCACCTTTCTCCGGCCGTTTGCCCGCCGCGGCCGACGTCGTCGAAATCAAGAGTTCTCCTTACCCCTTACGGATATGCTTCGAAATTACCTTCTGATTGCTTTCCGCACGTTGCGCAAGCATCAACTTTATTCGTTTCTCAACCTCCTGGGCCTGACCGTCGGACTGGCGAGTAGTTTTTTCATCCTCCTCTGGGTGCAAGACGAACGGAGCGTCGACCGTTTTCTCCCTGAAGGTGACCGCGTCTACCGGGTGTGGCGCAACGTCCACATCGGCGGGGAGACGTTTACGTGGGCGGCGACTTCTCGTCCGCTGGCCGATGTGCTGAAAAATGACTACCCGGCCATTGAAGAAGCAGTGTTTTCGATGGGCGCCGGGTTTGTGGTCAGTCACGGCGACCAGAGCTTCCGCGAGGTGGGCAACTACGCCAGCGAGGCCTTTTTCCAGGTTTTTCAACTCCCGTTCCTCCAAGGAAGTCCGCAGGCGGCGCTAGCAGGCGAAAGTTCGGTGGTCATTACCGATCGCCTGGCGCGGAAACTCTTCGGCGACGACTGGCAACAACGCGGTAACGTCGTAGGGCAGTCGCTGAACCTTGACCACCGGAAAGACTTTATGATTACGGGCGTCATCGAGGATCTGCCCGCTACCTCGTCGTATCAGTCCGATCTGGTGCTGCCCATCCAGGACTTTTTCGTCGGGAAAGAACAGTACGAACAATGGGGCAACAACAGCTTTCCGATCTACGTGAAGCTGCGCGAGGGGGCTTCGCCGGAGGAGGTCAGCGACCAGATTGCCCAGGTCGTGAACCAACACGAGGAGGGCGCCAACGAAGAGCTTTTTCTGCAACCGTACGAAGATTTGTACCTGCATTCGGACTACGAGAACGGCCAACTCGTCGGGGGGCGCATCGAGTACGTTCGCATCTTTGCGGTCGTGGCGATCTTCCTTCTGCTCATTGCCGCCATCAATTTTATGAACCTGGCGACGGCGCGTTCCGCCCAGCGGGCCCGGGAAATCGGGGTGCGGAAAGCCATCGGTGCCCACCGGTCGTCGCTGATCGGCCAGTTCCTCGGGGAGTCGGTCCTGCTGGCGTTCGTGGCGCTGGGGTTTGCGCTCGTCCTGGTTTCGGTATTGCTGCCCCTGTTCAACGACCTGACCGGCAAGCAGATCCATGCCGACGCCCTTACGGGCTGGTTCCTGCCTGCCGCTCTGGCGATCACCCTGATCGTCGGCTTGCTGGCGGGGAGCTACCCGGCGTTCTACCTCTCTTCCTTCCGTCCGCTGCGGGTCTTGCGGGGCACGTTCCGACAACAGGCCGGAGCCGTGGCACTACGCAAAGGGTTAGTGGTCTTTCAATTTGGGATTTCTGTGCTGCTGATCGTGGCGACGGCTACTGTCTACCTTCAGTTGCATCACATTCTGTCGAAAGACCTAGGGCTGGAACGAAATAACCTGGTTTTCCTGCCGCGGGAGGGCGCTCTGTACGAGAAGTACGAAACCTTCCGCCAGGAACTGCTGAAGCAACCGGGCATCGCCGGAGTCACCACCACCAGTTCTAGCCCGCTGTCCATTCACAGTAGTACGGGCAGTGCCACCTGGGAGGGCAAAGATCCGGAGGCTGAATACGAGGTCAGCGTCATCAGGACAGACTACGACTTTGTGGAGACGATGCGGATGCGCCTGGTAGCCGGTCGTGCCTTCTCCCGGGAGTTTACGTCCGAAGAACCGGGCTTTCTGGTAAACGAAACGATGGCGGCCCTGATGGGCGACGGCGAAGTGGTCGGAAAACCCCTCAGTTTCTGGGGCATGTCCGGCACGGTCATCGGTGTGGTGCACGACTTCGACATGAACTCGGTCTACAGTTCCATCGAGCCGGTCATCATCGCGCTGATGCCGGACTATACGTCGCAGGTGTTTGTACGGACGCAACCGGGCCGGACGACGGAAGGCCTCGCCAGTCTGGAACGGCTGTTTACCCAGTTCAATCCCGGCTATCCGCTTCACTACACCTTTGTGAACGATGATTTTGAGGCGACGTACCGCAGCGAGGTGGTGATGGGCTCGCTGGCCAATGTCTTCGCCATAATTGCCATTTTCATCTCGTGCCTTGGGTTATTCGGCCTGGTTGCCTTTACGGCCGAACAACGGACCAAAGAGATCGGCATCCGGAAAGTGATGGGCGCCTCGGTCTTGAGCATCGTCACCCTCTTCTCCACCGAATTCCTCAAGCTCGTGCTGGTGGCCTTTGTGCTGGCCATCCCCGTCGCGTGGTACGCCATGCACCGCTGGTTGGACGACTTTACTTACCGCATCGACCTGAGCTGGTGGATTTTCGGGCTGGCCGGAGGAGCCGCCCTCCTGATTGCCCTCTTGACCGTCAGCGTGGAATCGATCAAATCGGCCCTGGCCAATCCGGTAAAATCGCTTCGCAGCGAATGA